cgtgtgagttctcagaaacaaaattgtgaggacgtggttggggcccaaaacggacaatatcgtgctacggtagacTTGAGTCCatgatgtggtgggggcccaggccaggatgtgacaatttggtatcagagccaatctctgggcggaagtgtgccgatgaggacttggggcccttaagggggtagattgtaatatcccacatcgcccaagggagtggatcatgtaagccttatatgtatattctcatctctacctagcacgaggccttttgggagctcaatggcttcgagttccatcggaactccgaagttaagcgagttcactgtgagagcaatcccagatggatgacccactaggaagttctcgtgtgagttcctagaaacaaaaccgtgagggcgtgattagggcccaaagcgaacaatatcgtgctacggtggagtcgagctcggAATGTGGTGGGAGCCCGTACTAGGATGTGACATAAACTTTTATAAAATCACTTAAAATTGTGATTGAATATTCATGAATttgtaaaatgaattaaaatataggaaaactaatgaaaagggcttgaaaactttgagttttaatgataaggacaaaataaagggtaaagtgaacagtactaggattgactttttagtgtaaaaatgtggtttttcgttaaagtaaacagtaccgggtgcttttcgttaaagttctcttaaaATATCTCAAATCCGAATTcactttaataaaataaaaaaggcatAGTGGGTTTGTGGGCTTGCCCTTCTTCGATGTCTGTGACCCAATGGTCAACACAGTGGGCTTTGTCCCAACCCAAGTTCGCTCATCGGCTAAGGTTATTTTCGTAAAAGGGCAATCATACGTTAAGAAGGCTGAAAGCTGCTCACTCCGCACCTcctcaaaaacaaaaccctagtGCCTTGCCTCTCCAAACTCCATCAGCCAGCCGCCCCGTCTGTGCTCGCAGGTAAAACCCAATTCTCCACCAATCTCCAAAATGTCTGAACAATTTAACACCTACCCAGTATCCAAAACCCCATGATTTATTGActgtaaattttgtttcttttttcatgCTTGCAGATTTTACTGCTTTTGATTTCGTTTCCAGCTCGCACTTGCAGAAATGGTGCGCGTCAGCGTTCTCAATGACGCTCTGAAGAGCATGTACAACGCCGAGAAGAGGGGAAAGCGACAGGTCATGATCCGGCCGTCGTCAAAGGTCATCATCAAGTTCCTCCTGGTTATGCAGAAGCATGGTTCGtgtttttgaaatattttcgtttgttttggaATTTTATGTTTTGTTGGGTGTGATTTGTGATTTGTGGGTTGCTGGGTTTTGGGATTTGTATAGGATACATTGGGGAATTTGAGTATGTTGATGACCATAGAGCTGGAAAGATTGTGGTTGAGCTCAATGGGAGGCTGAACAAGTGTGGGGTTATCAGTCCCCGATTCGATGTCGGTGTGAAGGAGATTGAAGGCTGGACTGCTAGGCTTCTGCCTTCCAGACAGGTCTGATTCTCTTATCTCAATTACTGTATTATTGGGTTTTGGTCCGTCGTATTATATGAATTTTGTGGTGGTCAACAATGGATTGCTCGATTGTGCATTTATGTGACTTAAAATGGTTATTGAGCATActctttttatagttttgaacttttgattACGAATGCAATGTATATATTTTCAGTTCGGATATATTGTGCTGACCACATCTGCTGGAATCATGGACCATGAAGAAGCTAGGAGAAAGAATGTTGGTGGCAAGGTCCTCGGTTTCTTTTATTGACAGTATGAAGCACAACTTTAGGAACtttttgtgaaattttggtTTCGTTTCATTCGTTTTTGCTGAAAGAAGAGAACCCTTTTTCTCACCAATGCTGGTTTGAAAAGTTTATTGTACTAGGatatttagttttatgttttgttttgattgaCTTTCATGTTATTGCAAGCCTCAGTGTTAAAGTTACTTGGTATCCATCGGAAATGGCATTGTATTGGAATTTTATTCATCCTTGTTTCTATCTCCCCCGTCCACATCTCTGCCCTGTAGTTGAGTGGTTTCATTTTGTTCAAATGCCACGGGAAAAACATGTAAGCAGTTTCAATCTTGCATCCTGAGATGACTCTTACGTTATAGGTTGGCTTCTTTTATTTAATAAGAGCTTACGATTCATGATTCAGTTGAACTATTTTGTGTTAGGGCAATGGCCAAGGGTGTTCTGTAGAttaggttttgtttgtttggctTATGTTGGCTTAGGGTGTTCTGTTGAGTAAGTTTTGTCGAACGGCCGCACTGATGCCTCGAGTTCCTATAATACTTTGGGGGTTCATTGCTTGAGCATTGTTTTTCGAGACTAGGCTAGCGTTGGGAAACATCCTCTTAAACTGTACTTTTGCATTTGATATTGTAGGGGAGTCTAGCAGAGGAAATGAAGTATGCCATTGTAGGTTCTCGTGCTATTTCAAAGAGGTCTTAAGCCTTGAGAAATGCCGAGGCAGATGCATAAGACCCTGGAGTAGGCACGGGCAATGGATACCCATGAGGTTTTGGGATGTGGTGCTGGTGCTGGTGGGTACCCAATGAGCCCGTTCGTGGATAAATGTTTGTTCGTGAACTTTTTAAGGCTTCTTATACCGAGGCCCTTAAGCACTTGGTTTCGAACCTCGATTTCAACTTGTCATGTACAATCAGGTCTTTAGGATTTGATTCTCTTTTTGTGCTTTTACTTTATCTTTTTTTATATAGTGTTAAACAAAATGTCATCTCCGGAGTCCCGGTATTTGTTATCCCACTCGACTTGTGAGTCATTTTACCTATTCGACTAGTTAGTCTACTaagaccatctctaaccgaaggagGGTtggagggctcgttttagccctttggtttttcaagaaattaatattttaatgaacaatgtaTGATTATATTTCTTAACATCTTCAACTGAGGTCATAGGGCTTGTTTTAGCCGTCACAAAAAATCGTTTTCAACCGAGGGCCAAGGGGCTATAGTatggaatgtgaagaattaaaaTATAATGAGGTAAGGTAGTATGAAATGGTGAAAATTATGTCAGAAATGATGTAGGAAAAAATTagatattaaaaagaaaaaagtcccaaaaaaaaaaaaagggctggACATAAAAAAAAGTGAGCTGGGAAAAAAAGATCTTAATCTCTAAACCTTAAAGTGGGCTaggcaaatgaaaaaaaaaaaaaaaaagggtgggCTAGCCAATCGGTTGGCCTTTTGGCCTTTTTTAGTCCCTTGGGGGCCACTAGTCTTTTGGCCTAGCCCTctgttggagacgattttcggACTATTTTCGACCCTTTTGTCCTCTTGGCCCTtcaattggagatggcctaacaaATATCTGTAGAAGTCATGGAAGTGCAACCGAAATTAGCGGTTCGAATCTGGTGCTGCTACGACAAGGCAACTAGATTGATTCATCCATAATGAAACCCTCTATTTGCAACACATTTTTGGCTGTCCAACTCTTAgttgaaatgagttcattcgaTTATTAATAGAACGAACAACAGCGATGACAAGCAAATTTACAGTAATCCTGAAAGCAGTATAAAAACCGTGCCACATAACGACGGTACAAGAAGCTAGACAATGAACCTTTGGCACTAAGGGTGAGGCCAATGCTGACTGAGTGTGATCTCAACCTGCCCAAACTTGAGTTGGGATCCTCTTCGGACCTCACTGTTCGGAGACTAAGACTAGCAAATCCTAACCATTTAAGAGAGAGATTCGGACCCTTGATTCGTGTGAGATAGACCGACGAAATGAGTTAGTGAGGATCATTGGGTTTTCAATTTGAATGGTTTGGCTGCTG
This window of the Malus domestica chromosome 03, GDT2T_hap1 genome carries:
- the LOC103421410 gene encoding small ribosomal subunit protein uS8z/uS8w; translation: MVRVSVLNDALKSMYNAEKRGKRQVMIRPSSKVIIKFLLVMQKHGYIGEFEYVDDHRAGKIVVELNGRLNKCGVISPRFDVGVKEIEGWTARLLPSRQFGYIVLTTSAGIMDHEEARRKNVGGKVLGFFY